Below is a genomic region from Burkholderiales bacterium.
CGCTCGCCGGCGGCATGGGCGCGCGCGCGAATCGCGACGGTGTGGACGGCGTTCGCGTCCATGCATCGGGCTCTTCGAACCTGCCGGTCGAAGCGCTGGAGCACGCGTATCCGTTCAGGGTCGAGCGTTACGCGCTGTGGGAAGATTCGGGCGGCGGCGGCAAGTATCGCGGCGGCATGGGCGTGATCCGCGATTACCGCGTGCTCGCGGACGACATCGTGGTGTCGCTGTCGTCGGAGCGCCAGCATGTGGCCGCGCTCGGCGCCGGCGGCGGAGACGCGGGCAAGCTCGGCGCGTTCATCCTGAATCCGGACACGCCGGAGGAGCGCAAGCTGCCGGCTGCGGCGGCCGACGTGAGGCTGCCGCGCGATTCGGTGCTGCGCATCGCGACGCCGTCGGGCGCGGGTTATGGGGCTGCGAGCGAGCGCGACGCGGCAGCGGTCGAGCGCGACGTGCGCGAAGGGCGGGCGAGCGCGTAGACTCTGCGATGCGTCAAAAACATGAACCGCAAAGACGCAAAGGACGCAAAGGAAAAGCGAATGAACAAAATCGATGACGGCGTTGCGCTGGCCGAAGCGCGGTCGCACTTTCCGGCGCTCGAGCGCTGGACTTACCTGGATGTCTCCGCGCGGGGCGTGATCTCGAACGAGGCGCGGGCGGCGATGGATGCGCACCTCGACGACCGCATGTACAACGGCGCCACCGACAAGGCGGATTTCTTCGCGCTGATCGAGCGCGCGCGCGAGCGTTTCGCGCAGCTCGTCAACGCCGAGCCCGACGAGATCGCCTACACCAAGAACATCTCCGAAGGCCTGAACATGATCGCCACGGCGATCGACTGGCACCGCGGCGACAACGTGGTGCTGTGTCCGGAGCTCGAGCACCCGAACAACGTCTACGCGTGGCTCAACATGCGTCGCTACGGGGTCGAGGTGCGCATGGTGCCGGCGCGCGAAGGCCACATTCCGATCGGCGAGATGATCGAGCGCATCGACGCGCGCACGCGCGTGGCGACGGTATCGACGGTGTCTTTCGCGCCGGGTTTCCGGACCGACGTGGAGACGCTAGGCCGCGCATGCCGCGACAAAGGCGTGCTGCTGCTCGTCGACGGCGCGCAATCGGTCGGCGTGATGCACACCGACGTCAAGGCGTCGGGCATCGACGCGCTCGCGGTGTCGACCCAGAAAGGGCTCCTCGCGCTCTACGGCATGGGCTTTCTGTACGTGAAGCGCGACTGGGCGGAGCGGCTGAAGCCCGCGTATCTGGCGCGTTTCGGCGTCGATCTCGGCGACGCGCACGAAGCGAGCCTCGGCAGCTACGACTACCGGCTCGCGGCGGGTGCGCGGCGCTTCGATCTCGGCAACTACAACTTCCTCGCCACGACCGCGGTCGACGCGTCGATGAAGCAGCTTCTCGAATGGGATACGCGGCGCATCGAGCCTTACGTGCAGGGGCTCACGCACTCGCTGGCGCGGGGGTTCCTCGACCTCGGCCTCAAGGTCGCCGGCGGCGAGCCCGGCGCGCATCTCACCAAGATCGTCACCATCGGCGAGATGAGCGCCGACCACTACGGCACGGGCGACGAGCGCTACAACCGGCTTTACGAGCATCTCGCCGCGAACCGCGTGAAGCTCTCGATACGCCGCGGCATGCTGCGCTTCTCGATGCACGTCTACAACAACCTGGACGACGTGGAGAGGGTGCTGGGGTTGACGAGGGAGTTCCTGAGGAAGCCGTGAAACGTGAAACCGGCGCAACGCCGTAAAATCGTTTCACGTTTTACTTTTCACGTATCACCAGAATGAAATTCATCTCTTCGAACGGCGCGACGTATCCCATCGATACGCCGCGCTGGCGCGCCGACGACGGCGCCCATCTCAATCTCACCCCCGGCCGCGGCCTCAGGCGCGCCGATATCCGCACCGACCGCTACGACGTCTGGCGCTATGCCGCGGCGCTCGAGATCGATCCTGCGCACGCGGTGTCGCTCGGCGAAGGCTGGACGCCGTTGATTCGCGGCAGGTGGCAGGGCGCCGAGACGCTGTTCAAGCTCGAGTTCACCAATCCGACCGGGTCGTTCAAGGACCGCGGCATGACCGCCCTGGTGAGCTATCTGAAAAGCCGCGGCGTCGACTACGTGCTCGAGGATTCGTCCGGCAACGCCGGCGCCTCGCTGTCGGCGTATGCGGCGCGTGCCGGCATGCGCTGCCGCATCCTCGTCCCCGAGACCGCGTCGTACCCGAAGATCGCGCAGATCGCGGCCTGCGGCGCGGACGTGCTCACGATCCGCGGCACGCGCCAGGACGTTGCCGAAGCGGCCGAGGCGATGAGCTCGGAGATCTTCTACGCCAGCCACAACTGGGTGCCGTTCTTCACCGAAGGCACCAAGACGCTCGCCTACGAGCTGTGGGAGCAGCTCGGCTTCCGCGCGCCCGACAACGTCGTGACGCCGCTCGGTTACGGCAGCAACGTGGTCGGCTGCCTGCGCGGTTTCGACGAGCTGAAGCGTTCCGGCGAGATCGACCGCGTGCCGCGCATCTACGGCGTCCAGGCCGAGAACTGCGCGCCGTACCACGCCGCGTGGCAGGCGAAGAGCGATACGCTGGTGCCCGTCGAGGTGAAGGCCACGATCGCCGAAGGCATCGCGTCGTCCAAGCCGACGCGCGTGAAGGAAGTGCTCGACGGGGTGCGCGACAGCGGGGGCAGCATCGTCGCAGTCAGCGAGGGCGAGATCGTGGACGCGCTGCGCGCGTGCGCGCAGCAGGGCCTGTACGTCGAGCCGACTTCGGCAGCGGGCGCCGCAGGCCTCACCACGCTGCTCGCGTCGGGCGCGATCGCGCCGCACGAGACGACGGTGCTGGTGCTGACGGGGTCGGGGCTCAAGGCCTCGGAGCGGATCGGTCAGCTGCTCGGGCTCGCGGCGAGGACGTAAAGATCAAAATGGATTCCCGCCTTCGCGGGAATGACGAGGGGTCGAGGGATGACGGAGGGGTCGTCATTCCCGACCCGCGCGAGCGGGAGCTATCGGGAATCCATTTTGACGTTCAAGCCAGCGTGATCGTCACCTCGTCTCCTTTAATGCCGAGCTTCGCGCCCAGCGGCGTCGTGCGCTTCTCGATCTTGCCGAGCTCGACCTCTTCCTTCGCGGGATCGCAGACGTAGGTCTCGTTCGCGTCGTTGTGGCGCACGAGGCGGAAAGCGGCTTCGGTCGCCTTGCCGTCCTCGATCACCACGCGCGCGAGCATGCCGACCCAGTCGCCGTGCTTGCGGCCGTAGTGTCCGGTGTGGAACGAGAAGCTGCCCAGACCGTAGAAGATCGGCTTGCCTTGGTAGATCTCCACCGGCAGCGAATAGTGCGGGCCGTGGCCGATGACGACGTCGGCTCCGGCGTCGATCGCGGCGTGGGCGATCTCGGTCATGTACTGCAGCACGTCCTGATGCAGCCCCCAGTGATGCGAAGCCACGACGATGTCGCAGCGCTTGCGCAGGGTTTGGATGTCCTCGCGCAGGCGCTTGAGATAGCCCGCGTCCGCCCACGTGATCACTTCCGGCGGCACGCCGGGGCGGTTCATCGGGGGGATCTCGGGCCGCGTCTTGTGCGCGGGCACGCGATACGCGGTGTGGCCGCGCAGCGCGGCGACGCCGGGGCTGTGCTCGCCGGCTTCGTGGTTGGTCGGCCAGTACACCGAGGTGCGCTGCAGAAATCCGACCTTGACCTCGTTCTTTGCCGTCACTACGACCGGTTCGTGCGCCGCGGTCGAGTTCGCTCCGCTGCCGGTGTGCGGGATGCCGAGGCTGTCGAGCGCCTTCAGCGACGAGGTGATCGCGTCGGCGCCGTAGTTCACGTTGTTGGCGGTGCCGACCGCGTCGATGCCGGCGATGCGCAGCGCTTTCGCCACCGCCGGATTCGCGTAGAAGCCTTCGTCCGACACCGAGCGCGCGCCTTCGGGCTGGTAGAAGCAGCACTCGAGGTTGGAGAAGCGCACGTCGGCCTGGCGCAGCACGTCGGCCACCTTGGCGAACGGCCCTTCGGCGTCGGTGACGTTCATCAGGTTGATGTCGCCGGTGAACATCAGCGTGGTTTTCATGGGCGGGGGCTCCTTTGGGTATCGCCGGATGGTACCCCGCTTGACAGCGTCCTGCCGCACCGACAATCTGGTCACACGCATCGAGGAGGCGCACTGAAGATGTTCAAAAACATCCTGATTCCGACCGACGGCTCCGAGCAGTCCCAGCGCGCGGTGCGCACCGGCGTCGAGCTCGCCAGGCTGCACGGCGCGCGCATCACCGGGATCCACGTCATTCCCGACTATCACCTCCTGATCGCCTACGAAGGCGCTTTCGATCCGGTCACCGAGGAGCGCATCGAGGAAGAGGCGAAAGCCCGCGCGGACTCCTATCTGTCGTTCATCCGGACCACCGCGGCCGAGGCTGGGGTGCCGTGCGCGACGGTCTGCGAGACCAGCGACCACCCCTACGACGCCATCCTCAAGACGGCGGACTCGAACCACTGCGACCTCATCCTCATGACGTCCCACGGCCGCAAAGGCCTCGCCGCCGTGCTCCTGGGCAGCGAGACGCGCAAGGTGCTGACCCATGCCCAGGTGCCGGTGCTCGTCGTACGTTGAGTGCTTGCTCGCCTTAGAAAAATTTAACTGAGCGGCGAGAAAATCTCTTCCGCACAGCAACACAAAATGGTTGCGCTGCAGCGCCGTTTCCAGCATAATGGGCTCGTGTCGATGCTCTCTCCGAGCTAGGCACACTCCTCCAAATCCTCCTCCTTTGGTGGAACTTTAGAGCAAGCCCCTGGGCTTGCTCTTTTTTTTGCCCCTTCGCCCGGCGCGCAACCCGGCGGCCCGCTGGCGCGTCCGTCTTGCCGCCCTCGCTTGCTGCAACGCAGCGGCCGAGGTCCACAATCTGTACCGCGTTGAAGTCCGTTCAGGACGCTCCGACAGGTTAGGAAGCGCTCACCTTCGGCTCGTGCCCCGCGGCCCTTTGCTATACTTCACCGTTCGCGTTTCGGGTTCGCACGAGTGGAGGGTCGCCGACGGCGGCGGCCGGCAGCAATGCGTTTCCCGCCAGTCACTTGCCAGCAGCTCCGCCAAACCGCGATCTTGATTGCGGTCAAGGCCCGGAACGCCGTCCCTATGAGATTCTTCCCGATTCACGTGAGCGACGCGCCTGCATCCGCGAGCCGTTGCGCGCCGAGAAAGTCCCACCATGAAGATCCACGAATACCAGGGTAAGGAAATCCTTCGTAAATACGGCGTGCCCACGCCGCGCGGCATCCCGGCGTTCAGCGTCGACGAGGCCGTGGCGGCGGCGCAGAAGCTCGGCGGCGGCGTCTGGGTGGTCAAGGCCCAGATCCACGCCGGCGGCCGCGGCAAGGGCGGCGGCGTCAAGGTCGCCAAGTCGATCGAGGAGGTCAAACAGCGCGCGACCGAGATCCTCGGCATGCAGTTGAAGACCCACCAGACCGGCCCCGATGGCCAGAAAGTGCGCCGCCTCCTGATCGAGGAAGGCGCGAACATCGCGAAAGAGCTGTACATCGGAATGGTCGTCGACCGCGGCACGCAGCGCGTGGCGCTGATGGCGTCCAGCGAAGGCGGCATGGACATCGAGGAAGTCGCCGCCAAGACGCCCGAGAAGATCCACAAGGTGTTCGTCGATCCCGGCAAGGGCCTCACCGACGCCGAAGCCGAAGACGTCGCGCGCAAGATCGGCGTGAGCGCCGACGCGGTGCCCCAGGCGCGCGATCTGCTGAAGGCGCTTTACAAGGCGTTCGTCGAGACCGACGCGTCGCTCGCCGAGATCAATCCGCTCATCCTCACCGGCGACGGCAAGGTGGTCGCGCTCGACGCGAAGATGAACTTCGACGAGAACGCGCTCTTCCGCCATCCCGAGATCGTCGCGCTGCGCGACCTCGACGAGGAAGACCCGGCGGAGATCGAGGCGTCGAAGTTCGGCCTCGCCTACATCCAGCTCGACGGCAACATCGGCTGCCTGGTCAACGGCGCCGGCCTCGCGATGGCGACGATGGACATCATCAAGCTCTACGGCGGCAGCCCCGCCAACTTCCTCGACGTCGGCGGCGGCGCCTCGACCGAGAAGGTCACCGAAGCTTTCAAGATCATGCTGAGGAATCCCAACCTCAAGGGCATACTCATCAACATCTTCGGCGGCATCATGAAGTGCGACGTCATCGCCGAAGGCGTGGTCGCCGCGGCGCGCCAGGTGAGCCTCAAGGTCCCGCTGGTCGTGCGCCTCGAAGGCACCAACGTCGAGCTCGGCAAGAAGATACTCGCGGAATCGGGGCTTCCGATCATCTCCGCTTCGAACATGGCCGATGCGGCGCAGAAAGTAGTGAAAGCTATCGCTTAGTGAAACGTGAAACGTGAGGTGAGCCTCGCTTTTCAACGTTTCACATTTCACATTTCACGTTTCACGGGTCCAATATGAGCATCCTCATCAACAAAGACACCAAGCTGATCACCCAGGGGATCACCGGCAAGACCGGCCAGTTCCACACCCATGCGGGCGTGGAATACGCGAACGGCAAGCACTGCTACGTCGCAGGCGTGACGCCGAAAAAAGGCGGGCAGAGCTTCGAAGGCATCCCGATCTTCGAGACCGTGAAGGAAGCGAAAGCCGCGACCGGTGCGACGGTGTCGGTCATCTACGTGCCGCCGCCTTTCGCCGCGGCCGCGATCGACGAAGCGGTCGACGCCGGGCTCGATCTCGTCATCTGCATCACCGACGGCATCCCGGTGCGCGAC
It encodes:
- a CDS encoding universal stress protein → MFKNILIPTDGSEQSQRAVRTGVELARLHGARITGIHVIPDYHLLIAYEGAFDPVTEERIEEEAKARADSYLSFIRTTAAEAGVPCATVCETSDHPYDAILKTADSNHCDLILMTSHGRKGLAAVLLGSETRKVLTHAQVPVLVVR
- the sucC gene encoding ADP-forming succinate--CoA ligase subunit beta — encoded protein: MKIHEYQGKEILRKYGVPTPRGIPAFSVDEAVAAAQKLGGGVWVVKAQIHAGGRGKGGGVKVAKSIEEVKQRATEILGMQLKTHQTGPDGQKVRRLLIEEGANIAKELYIGMVVDRGTQRVALMASSEGGMDIEEVAAKTPEKIHKVFVDPGKGLTDAEAEDVARKIGVSADAVPQARDLLKALYKAFVETDASLAEINPLILTGDGKVVALDAKMNFDENALFRHPEIVALRDLDEEDPAEIEASKFGLAYIQLDGNIGCLVNGAGLAMATMDIIKLYGGSPANFLDVGGGASTEKVTEAFKIMLRNPNLKGILINIFGGIMKCDVIAEGVVAAARQVSLKVPLVVRLEGTNVELGKKILAESGLPIISASNMADAAQKVVKAIA
- the thrC gene encoding threonine synthase, whose protein sequence is MKFISSNGATYPIDTPRWRADDGAHLNLTPGRGLRRADIRTDRYDVWRYAAALEIDPAHAVSLGEGWTPLIRGRWQGAETLFKLEFTNPTGSFKDRGMTALVSYLKSRGVDYVLEDSSGNAGASLSAYAARAGMRCRILVPETASYPKIAQIAACGADVLTIRGTRQDVAEAAEAMSSEIFYASHNWVPFFTEGTKTLAYELWEQLGFRAPDNVVTPLGYGSNVVGCLRGFDELKRSGEIDRVPRIYGVQAENCAPYHAAWQAKSDTLVPVEVKATIAEGIASSKPTRVKEVLDGVRDSGGSIVAVSEGEIVDALRACAQQGLYVEPTSAAGAAGLTTLLASGAIAPHETTVLVLTGSGLKASERIGQLLGLAART
- a CDS encoding CapA family protein; the protein is MKTTLMFTGDINLMNVTDAEGPFAKVADVLRQADVRFSNLECCFYQPEGARSVSDEGFYANPAVAKALRIAGIDAVGTANNVNYGADAITSSLKALDSLGIPHTGSGANSTAAHEPVVVTAKNEVKVGFLQRTSVYWPTNHEAGEHSPGVAALRGHTAYRVPAHKTRPEIPPMNRPGVPPEVITWADAGYLKRLREDIQTLRKRCDIVVASHHWGLHQDVLQYMTEIAHAAIDAGADVVIGHGPHYSLPVEIYQGKPIFYGLGSFSFHTGHYGRKHGDWVGMLARVVIEDGKATEAAFRLVRHNDANETYVCDPAKEEVELGKIEKRTTPLGAKLGIKGDEVTITLA
- a CDS encoding aminotransferase class V-fold PLP-dependent enzyme, producing the protein MNKIDDGVALAEARSHFPALERWTYLDVSARGVISNEARAAMDAHLDDRMYNGATDKADFFALIERARERFAQLVNAEPDEIAYTKNISEGLNMIATAIDWHRGDNVVLCPELEHPNNVYAWLNMRRYGVEVRMVPAREGHIPIGEMIERIDARTRVATVSTVSFAPGFRTDVETLGRACRDKGVLLLVDGAQSVGVMHTDVKASGIDALAVSTQKGLLALYGMGFLYVKRDWAERLKPAYLARFGVDLGDAHEASLGSYDYRLAAGARRFDLGNYNFLATTAVDASMKQLLEWDTRRIEPYVQGLTHSLARGFLDLGLKVAGGEPGAHLTKIVTIGEMSADHYGTGDERYNRLYEHLAANRVKLSIRRGMLRFSMHVYNNLDDVERVLGLTREFLRKP